The segment TGTGTTGGAGTTTGCCGAAAAAATAAAATCATCTGAGGGTATTATCATAGTTACGCCCGAATATAATGGAGGTTATCCCGCAAGTTTAAAAAATGTGGTGGACTTATTATATAATGAATGGCATCGCAAACCTATTGCTATTTCCACAGTTTCCGACGGTGCTTTTGGTGGCACACAAGTAATCACTTCATTACAATTTACATTATGGAAAATAAGGGCCTGGACTGTGCCTGCCATGTTCCCTGTTCCAAAAGCCCCTGATGCTTTTGATGAAAATGGAAATGCTACAGACAAAGCAGCAATGGACAAAAAAGCCGCAGCTTTTATTGCCGAATTATTATGGTGCATGGAGGCAAATAAGCGGATGAAGGTTTAATTTTTAGATTTATGTATATGCCCACTATCTAAAGTAATTTACTTCATGCAAA is part of the Bacteroidota bacterium genome and harbors:
- a CDS encoding NAD(P)H-dependent oxidoreductase codes for the protein MPHISIISSSVRTGRNSHRVALYFKNYIEENKLGTVEILDLNVYNFPVFEERLRLQKSPTANVLEFAEKIKSSEGIIIVTPEYNGGYPASLKNVVDLLYNEWHRKPIAISTVSDGAFGGTQVITSLQFTLWKIRAWTVPAMFPVPKAPDAFDENGNATDKAAMDKKAAAFIAELLWCMEANKRMKV